A segment of the uncultured Fibrobacter sp. genome:
CAGACGAATTAATCCGCGGCATGGACCGCTGGATAGGCGCTTTCTTCTGGGAACCCACTTTAAGTGGGGAATGGGGTGCCGCCCTATTCGACTGGGACGGGCCGAACCTACGTGCAAACAAAGAAGCCTTCGAAGAATACAAGCCCATTAAAAAAGACCCTCAAAAACATTGAGGATCTTGAATTTTGGGGCGACTTATTTCTAGCCAGCCCAGTCTTTCCGTAAGCAACAAACGCCTCGTATTAACGAGTCGTGGTTGACGCTTTCAGCGTCCGCGGCTTCACTCGGTCATAAAATTATGCAAGCATAATTTTGCGACACTCGTTTTGCACGCTTTTGGCGAGAGCGAGGCGATAGAGCCTCGCGGTCCTATTTACTAGTGGACTCCATTACCATCCTGCACGTCGCAGGTCACCGGCTTGCCGTTCACTTCGAGAGCGAGGGCGTCGCAGAACACGGCGCCACCCTTCACGGAGAGCGCGATCTTCTCGAAGTCCTTCACCTTGAGTTCACGCGGTTCGCTGGGAGCCACACCCTTGAAGAGGGCACGGTCACCGGGCTTGGCGTCTTCAGGTACAGAGACGAGGCGGCAGGTGTGAGCTTCTGCGTCGAGGTCGCCCGCAAAAAGCATACCCTGGCTCATGATGCCGCGGAGAGCGCTCGGCTTGAGGTTTGCGAACAACAGAATCTTCCTGTCCTGGAGTTCTTCGGCCTTGTAGCTGCTCTTGAGGCCGCTGCAGATGGTGCGGAGTTCGCCTTCGCCGGCGTCCACCTTGAGCACGTAGAGGCTCGTGGCATCCGGATGGTCGGCCACTTCCTTAATCTGGGCCACGCGCATGTCCATAGCGGCGGGCACATCGGCGGCCATCAGGGGCTTGTTCTGCTTGGGCTTCTGCTGCGGTTCCTGCTTCTTGACTTCTTCTTCGATACGCGGGAAGAGCGGCTTGCCTTCGCCGAATGCTTCGCCACCCTTGAGGATTCCCCAAGCGAGGTCGTCGGCACTCTGGAACTTGGAACCGATCATGGCGAGGCCTTCTTCTGCCTTGGCGGGGATTACCGGCCACAGCAAGCAGAGGGAAAGGCGCACGGCTTCGGCAGAAACGTAGAGTACAGTCGCGAGTTCGTCCTTCGCGGCAGGGTCCTTGGCGAGTTTCCACGGAGCCTTGACTTCGAGGTAGCGGTTGATGCTACGCACGAGCTGCATGATGGTTTCGATAGACTGCGAGAGGCGAGCCTGCGGCAGGCCTTCCTTGATTTCGGCAATCACCTTGTTTGCAAGATTGATGACTTCATTTTCGGCGTCGCCGATTGCGGTGGCGGCGGGGAGCTTGCCTTCAAAGTTCGTGATGACCAAGCGGTGCACGCGGTTCAGCACGTTACCGAGGTCGTTGGCGAGGTCGCTGTTGATGCGGCGCACGAAAGCTTCGTGAGTGAAGTTGGCGTCCTGACCGACGACCATTTCGCGGGCGAGGAAGTAACGGAATGCGTCGATGCCGTACTTTTCCATGTAGTCCATGGGGTTCACCACGTTGCCAGCGGACTTGCTCATCTTTTCGCCGCCGTTCACGAGCCACCAGCCGTGGGCGAGGATGTGCTGCGGAAGCGGAATGTCGAGTGCCATGAGCATGGTCGGCCAGTACACGCTGTGAGTCGTCAAAATGTCCTTACCGATGAGGTGGTAAGTGGCGGGCCAAATCGGTGTGCCATCGGCGTAAGTCTTGTGGAAGGCGGTGGAGGCGCTCACGTAGTTGAGCAAGGCGTCGAACCAAACGTAGGTCACGTAGTCGGTGTCGAACGGCAGCGGAATGCCCCAGCTGAGGCGGGCCTTCGGGCGGCTGATGCAGAGGTCGTTCAGCGGCTGGCGCAGGAACCCGCGGATTTCGTTCCAGCGGTAGTCCGGCACAATCCAGTCCTTGTGGCTTTCGAGGAAGTCAATCAACTTCTGCTGGTAAGAACCCATCTTGAAGAAGTAGTTCTTTTCCTTGAGCCATTCCACCGGGCGGTGGCTGATGGGGTCGCACTTGTTTTCGTCGAGTTCGTCTTCGCTGAAGAAGCGTTCTTCGCCGACGGAGTACCAGCCTTCGTATTCTTTCGAGTAAATTTCACCCTTGTCCCAGAGTTTCTGCAGGCATTCCTGCACAAAAGCCTTGTGTTCGGGCATTGTGGTGCGGATAAAGAAGTCGTTACCGATACCCATCTTCTTCCACAGGTCTTCGAAGCGGTGGTAGTATTCGTCCACGTGTTCCTGCGGAGTCACGCCGCGCTTGTCGGCGGCGCGCTGCACCTTCTGGCCGTGTTCGTCGGTACCGGTCAAGAAGAAGGTCTGGTAGCCCAGAATCTTGTGGAAACGGGTAAGAATATCGGCCAAGACCGTGGTGTAGGAATGCCCAATATGCGGGGCGTCATTCACGTAATAAATCGGGGTAGTAACGTAAAAATTTTTCATGTGCCCAAATTTAGAAAAAAGGTGTTGAAACGGCAAAGGTGTTCGCTTCAAAGAATGGGCGTTCCCCTAGCGCATTTTTGCATTCTGTTATTGAATTGCTCAATATTTATTGTTTGTAAAAATCTATATTCGTAGCATGAAACGTTCCCTGCTGTTTTTTGTTTTTCTATTGTTTTCGACTGTGTTCTCGTTTGCGACGCACGTGGCTGTCCTTGAGACGATGGCGGATGGCGCAGCGAAAGATAACGTGTCGCTTCAGGATCGCCAGTACTTGACGAATGTGCTGCGCGAAGAGGCTGTCAAGGAGCTCCCCGCAGCGCAGAACTACACCATTATGACTCGCGAAAATATCCAGCAGATGTTGCCTCCCGGCAAGGCTATCGAAGATTGCGAAGGCAGCTGCCTTGTTGAAACGGGTAAGAACATCTCGGCCGATTACGTGTGCCAAGCTCGTGTGAGTACCTTTGGAGCGTCGCTTACGTTGTCTGCGGAACTTTATGAAACTGCGGGTAATAAGCTTATCGCGAGTTTCAATGGTCGCGGAGCAAACGTTGAGGAACTTCTGGGCGTTATAGAACAAAAATCCGCCGATTTTTTCAGGGTGATTAGGGATGCTAATCAAAGCAAGCCTCAGGAAGTTTTTGAAGAAAAAGCTGAAGTCCCCGCCGAAGTTTCAACTGAACCTGCCCGGGATTCGGTAGTCGCGCTTGCAAATAATGCTTACGACGAACTTGATGGCAAGTCTGGACCGCAGGTGGGTGAAAGTATCCCGACGAACGTGGATGGAGAACTTGCCGAAAAAGCAGGAATCCACTGGGTTCCCCTGAGCATCAGTACGCTGACGGCAGTGACGGGCGTTGTTTTGGCGATTGTTGGGAACGATCGTGCGCGCGATGCCCACGAAAGAGGTTTCGATAGCACCAAAGAGTACGAACGCAACAAGGATAAGGCTCACAGGGGGCAAATCCTTCGCGGTGTTGGAATCGGCGTCGCCATCGCCGGTGCGTTAGGTATTGGCTTGAGCTTTGTGTTCTAGGGAGGGGTTTGTGTTAGACGAAAGAACGGGCTGCGCCCTACAGACGAGAGACGAAAGAATGTTTGTGGATGGAACGAAGATAGGTGTCATCTTGAGCCCATTCGACAAGCTCAGGGTAAACTCCACGAAGTGGAGTCGAAAGATCTCTATTTATGCTTTATGCACGATTCTTCTCACGCTTTCTGCCTGCACCGACTACGAAGCGATGATTGATGATGAATATGAACAATGGCTTGCGGAACAAGAGGAAAAATCGTCTTCATCAGGCGAATCTTCTGAAGTTGACGAAGGAACATCTTCGTCGATTGAGCAATCCAGCAATAGCCGGAAAAATAAATCTTCGTCAAGCGAATCTCCCAAATCGAGCAGTAGTCAGATAATAACATCTTCGCTGAGCATCGGTTCTGAACTTGTAGATGGAGTTCTTGTTGACCATCGCGATAATCAACGGTACAAAACGGTGACAATTGGTACGCAGATTTGGATGGCGGAGAATCTGAACTACGAAACGGAAAACAGCTATTGCTATAATGATCTTAGAAGCTTTTGCTCCAAGTACGGAAAGCTTTATACATGGGATGCTGCGACAACAGCTTGTCCTAGTGGCTGGCATCTGCCAAGTAAAACTGAATGGGAAACCTTGTTCGCTGCAGTTGGAGATTCTTTGATCGCAGGCAAGGTCCTTAAATCTAAGTCCGATTGGAATAGTGAAGGTAACGGTACGGATGAGTTTGGTTTCTCAGCGCTTCCTGCTGGCGACAGGAAATACGATGGAACTTACTACAACGAAAAATTCTGGGTAAATTTCTGGTGCTCTACTGAGTCCGGTAGCGACATTGCTTACCACATGTACTTGGGCGATGATTACGATAAGGCGTTCTTGAACGATGTCGTTAAGAATAACGCTTTTTCTGTTCGTTGCCTTTTGAACGATGAAAAAACATTGAAATCATCTTCTTCGAACAAGGACTCTGAACCTGCTGATAAGACTTCGTCGTCTAGCGAATCATCAAAATCTAGCAGTAGCTCGGCAAAATCTTCATCTAGTAAAACATTGCAATCAAGTAGTAGTCAAAAAATTGTACCGTCTTCATCGAGCAATGTCGTTGATCCTGTTGAAGAATCATCTTCTTCATCCAGCAAGGTCCCTGAGCCTGTCGAAGGGACTTTGACTGATTCTCGCGACTCTCAAACCTACAAGACGGTGACTATCGGTTCTCAGGTTTGGATGGCTGAAAACCTCAACTATGAAACAATCGCTGATCTCCGAGATTGGTGGGGAGTCTATTGCTGGCAAAGTTCTCAAGTCTACAAAGGGTTGGGATAAAAACGGCAATGGCACGGACGCCTTTGGTTTTACCGTACTTCCGTACACTATTTGTACATAGATTACTATTTAGACAAGGCGCAACTGGCTAGGCTCGAAAAGAACTACGGCTTGAGCGTCCGTTGTCTAAAGGACTAGAATTTAACGTAGCGTTTTTTAAACCAATAATTGTTAACAAAATAATGTTGGAGAGGAAAAGCAGGCTGCTTTGCTAATCCCCCCCCCAAAAAAAGAAAGGTCCCCTGCAAAAACAGGAGACCTTTACTATACCCGGGCCGCGACTCGAACGCGGATATCATCCTTAGGAGGGACGTATTTTATCCCGTTAAATTACCCAGGCGAGTGGCGCATAATATAGCAATAAGCGTCGAAGTTGTCAAAAAGGGGAACGGCGTAAAGGGGAAAGATTGGCGCTTTATTAAATAATGTATATTGTTTAGCGAAAAAAGAGCCCTCAGGAAAAATGATGTCGATCAAGCAAAAGATTTTTTGGATTAAAAGGTATTGGACGAGCGTTGTTGTATTTGCTACCGTTATGTTTTTCGTAGCCTGTGGCGAACAGGAAACAACGGAGAACATCACCCAAATAAACCAAATGAATATGGAGGTGGTTCTTTCGGTCAAGGAATTGCCTAAATGTACCAGAGACAACGAGGGCGAACTGGCATGGGTAAAGGGGGAACCGTCCGTTAGAATCTGTTCCGACGGCAAGTGGTTTCAGACGGCCGAAAAGGATTCTCTTGTAAATACCGTCGATACGGTCTATCTGAAGGGGGAGGATCTCTCTTGCTCTACCAAGGAACTGTAGCAGTGATGGTTATGTGAAAATTGATAGTTACAGTAAAGTTGATGGAGCTCTTGTCCGCTGTCTTTTAGACTAGCATTTGTTATTATTTAATCGTGAAAAAACTTTATATAGCCTTTAT
Coding sequences within it:
- the metG gene encoding methionine--tRNA ligase encodes the protein MKRTPLPFQHLFSKFGHMKNFYVTTPIYYVNDAPHIGHSYTTVLADILTRFHKILGYQTFFLTGTDEHGQKVQRAADKRGVTPQEHVDEYYHRFEDLWKKMGIGNDFFIRTTMPEHKAFVQECLQKLWDKGEIYSKEYEGWYSVGEERFFSEDELDENKCDPISHRPVEWLKEKNYFFKMGSYQQKLIDFLESHKDWIVPDYRWNEIRGFLRQPLNDLCISRPKARLSWGIPLPFDTDYVTYVWFDALLNYVSASTAFHKTYADGTPIWPATYHLIGKDILTTHSVYWPTMLMALDIPLPQHILAHGWWLVNGGEKMSKSAGNVVNPMDYMEKYGIDAFRYFLAREMVVGQDANFTHEAFVRRINSDLANDLGNVLNRVHRLVITNFEGKLPAATAIGDAENEVINLANKVIAEIKEGLPQARLSQSIETIMQLVRSINRYLEVKAPWKLAKDPAAKDELATVLYVSAEAVRLSLCLLWPVIPAKAEEGLAMIGSKFQSADDLAWGILKGGEAFGEGKPLFPRIEEEVKKQEPQQKPKQNKPLMAADVPAAMDMRVAQIKEVADHPDATSLYVLKVDAGEGELRTICSGLKSSYKAEELQDRKILLFANLKPSALRGIMSQGMLFAGDLDAEAHTCRLVSVPEDAKPGDRALFKGVAPSEPRELKVKDFEKIALSVKGGAVFCDALALEVNGKPVTCDVQDGNGVH